A stretch of DNA from Catenulispora acidiphila DSM 44928:
CTGGGCCTGGTCGGGTATGTCGGCATCGGCGCGCTCGTCAGGGGGATCACCGGTCCCGACTACTGCTCGCACCACGGCGCGACGATCGTGGAGAAGGCAGGAACCGAGTGCGTGGGCGTGTCCGACGGGTCCTACGATTTCGACCCGACACTGGCCGCCGTGGACAAGAAGATCTTCACCGAGAACCAGACTGTCACGAGCCAGCACCCGGACGACTACGCGACGATCGTCTATCTCCTGCCCATCTCCTCGGCCGACGGCAGCGTGCTGAACATCCAGAACACCGTCGAGCAACTCCGCGGCGCCTACGCCGCCCAGCACCACGCGAACACGTCCGACGTCGATGGTAAGAGCCCGTATATCCAGATACTGATCGCCAGCGACGGCCGCCAAGCCGAGCAGTGGTCCAAGACCGTGCAGCTGATCGCCAAGACGGCCGACGCGCACCGCGTGGCCGCCGTCGCAGGCCTCGGAGTCAGTCTGAGGGCGACCTCGCAGAGCGTGCAGGCGCTGCGCGCGGCAGGGCTGCCGGTGGTCGGCTCGACCGTCACCGCCGACGACTACGACGACATCCCGGGCTTCATCCGCGTCTCCCCGAGCAACCGGCAGGCCGGCGCGGTCGCGGTCCAGTTCTCCCAGCCGCAGTTCGCCCGCGCCGACCTCGTCGAGGACCAGAACAGCCAGGACAGCTACGACGCCTCGCTGGTCGCGGCCTTCCAGGGCTTCAACGGCTCGGGCCACACCGTCGTCGGCCACGAGGCCTACGACACCACGGCGCGCCTGGCGGCGAAGAACGCCGACGCGCTGGCCGTGGCCCAGAGCGTCATCGACAACCGCATCGGCCAGATGCCGACCAACGTGTGCGCGGTCCAGCCGGCCGTGGTCCTGTTCGCCGGACGCGGCAACGACCTGGCCGAGTTCGTCGGCGACCTGAAGAACCGGCCCTGCCTGGACAAGCCGATCACCATCGTCAGCGGCTCGGACGGCGCGCAGATCCCCTTCAGCCCGGACGTGAAGGCGGGCCTGGACAGCGGCGTCACGGTCTACTACTCGGGCCTGGCCAGCCCGGAGGAGTGGAACGTCGCCAACGACGCGGCCACCTCCAAGGGCCAGCAGGGCTTCGCCGCCTTCAAGAACGCCTTCACCACCCCCTTCCCCGACGCCCCCGTCTCGGACGGGAACTCGATGATGGCCTACGACAGCGTCCTGACAACCGTCTCGGCGATCCGTCTGGCGACCACCCCGGCCTCGGTCGCGCACTCGGCGAACCACCTGCCCCCGAGGGAGGCGATCGCCGGCGAGTTCAGCGCTCTGCACGGCCCGCTCGCGGTGCGCGGCGCCAGCGGCCCGCTCGCCTTCCTGGCCGACTACGCCAACGACGCGCTCGCCAGCGACCCGGACCGCAAGCCGGTGCCGATCCTGCAACTGAACGACGACGGGACGTCCAGCTTCCGGCAGCTGGAGTGGCCGCCGTGGCCGGCGGATCAGCCGATGCCCTACTGAAATCGCGTTGAGCGCCCACCAATGATCGTGTTGGCTGGCAGCACTGAACGTCGAGTGCCGCTGAGCAGGGAGCTGAACGTGCCGGACGCCGTCGTCGACCCCGGAGCCCATAACCGGGCCGCCTGGGACAAGCTCGTCCAGGACGGCAACGAGTGGTCGAGGCCGGTGAGCGCTGAGGATGTCGAGCGCGCTCGCAGCGGCGACTGGTCCATCGTGCTCATCGGGCATGAGCCGGTCGATCGTTCCTGGCTGCCGGCGGACCTGACCGGCAAGGACGTGTTGTGCCTGGCCTCCGGCGGCGGCCAGCAGGGTCCGATCCTCGCCGCGGCCGGAGCCCGGGTTACGGTGTTCGACAACTCGCCCGGCCAGCTCGGCCAGGACCAGATGGTGGCGGCGCGCGACGGGCTTGAGCTGCGCACCGTCCTGGGGGACATGAGCGATCTCAGCGCCTTCGGCGAGGCGGCGTTCGACGTCGTGGTCCACCCGGTCTCGAACTGCTTCGTCCCGGACGTGGCACCGGTGTGGCGTGAGTGCTTCCGCGTCCTGCGGCCGGGCGGAACCCTGCTCGCGGGTTTCCTCAACCCTGATGCCTACTTGTTCGACGACGAGGCTCTCGACGAGCGCGGCGAGCTGGTCGTCGTGCACAAGCTGCCCTACAGCGACGTCACGCACTACTCCGCCGAGGAACGCGCCGCGAAGTTCGGGGCGGACGCGGCGCTTGAATACGGCCATACCCTCACCGACCAGATCGGCGGGCAACTCGCTGCGGGGTTCGTCCTCACCGGCTTCGCCGAAGCGCCGCACCACTCCAACGCCTCCGCCGACTACATGTCGCACTACTTCGCGACGATGGCGGTCAAGCCATTGGACTGACCGCCGCCGGACCAGCGAGAATGATCGCGATCGGTGACGGTGGACAAGGTGGGAGCGCTTCCACAGCCCCTCGACGCAACCGGAGTCCAAGGCTATGAGCGACAGTCCATCGATATCGAGTGCCGGTACGCGGGATCGGGAGGGGTTGTTCGTCGGACGCGCCGACGAGCGCCGACGGCTAGCCGAGTGCGCCGGCCGGGTGCGGAACGGGGATGCCTGGCTCGCGGTCGTCGAGGGCGAGGCGGGGATCGGCAAGAGCACGCTGGTGCGGCATCTCGCCTCGACGCTGAGCGACTTCACGATCCTGTCGGCGATCGGCGACCAGTCCGAGACGGAGTTCCCCGGCGGGGTGTGCGGACAGCTGACGCAGCGGGTGGACCGCGAAGTGTTGAGCTCGTTCCCGTTGCTCGCTGACGCGGCCTCGGCGGGACTGCCGCCGCACGCCATCGGCGGGCAGCTCCTGCTCCTGCTCGGCGCGCTGCAGGAGGCCCGGGGTCCGGTCGCGGTGATCGTGGACGACGTCCAGTGGGCCGACGCGCTGTCGATGCAGACGCTGGGCTTCGTCCTGCGCCGGCTGTGGGCGGACCGCGTGCTGGTCGTGATGGTGACGCGCTCGGACCAGGACAACGTCTCGGAGATGGACCGGCTCATCCGTTCCTTGGAGCGCACCGTCCATCTGAAGGTCGGCGGACTGGATGACAGCGAAGTCGCGGAGCTGGTCAAGGGTCTGACCGACGCGCCTCCGACGCCGCCGTTGATCAGGCGGCTCCGGGCTTATGCCCACGGACATCCGCTGTACGTCCGGACGGTGCTGTCCGAGGTTCCCGTCGAGACGTTGCGCGACGACGCGCTGGACCGCTGGCCGGTTCCGCGCTCGCTGCTCGTCGGCATCAAGGACCAGATGGATCGGCTCCCTCCGGAGTCTGTGGAGCTGCTCGAGGCGATGGCCGTCCTCGACACCCGCCTTCCGCTGGCGACCGTCGCGCAGCTCACACAGCTCGCGGACCCCGCGCGGGCGCTCGGACCGGCGCTGTCCGCCGGGCTCGCGGTGTGGTGGCCCACGGAATCCCAGAGCCCGGTCGCCCTCGTCCACGCCCTGCAACGGGACGCTGTTTACGACGCGATCGATCCCGAACGGCGCCGCGCCCTGCACGCCGGCGCAGCCGCGCTCGTCGGTCCGGCTGCGTCCTGGGCACATCGCGTGGCCGCTGCCGACAGCGTCGACGCCGCGCTCGCCGCCGAGCTGGAGGCGTCGGCCATGGGGGAGGCGGCAACCGGGCGGAACGCCTTGGCCGCGACGCGCCTGCTGTGGGCCTCGGCGTTGTCCGAAAGCCGTGAGGACCGCGAGCGCCGGCTGCTGACCGCCTGCGCGCAGTCGCTGGTCACGATGCAGCCGGTGGCCGCGGCGAAGCTGAGGGCGGAGGTCGAGGACTGCGCGCCGGGAGCATTGCGCAGCTGCGTCCTCGGCGGCCTGGACATGCTCGACAACCGCCTCGTCGAAGCGGAGGCGCGGCTCGCAGAAGCGTGGGAGCAGGCGCGCACCGATCCGGGTTCGGGCTGGCTCGCGGTTCTGGCGGGGACGTTCCTGACCGTCCTCATGATGAGGAACGTGCGCGGCGCCGAGACCGCCGCGGTCGCCGCCCAGACGCTTGCCGTCGGCGACCTCGACCCGGCCACCACCGACTTCACCCGGGCCGTCATGGCCACCGGACGGATGTGGGACCAAGGACCGCGCGTGGCGTTGGCGGACCTCGGGCACCTGCCCGCCGAGGCCTCCGCCGCGACGAACCATCAGCTCGACACGCTCGCCACCCGCGGCGTCATGCGGTTGTTCCTCGGCGATCTCGAAGCGGCCCGGCGCGATCTGGCGTTGGTGGCGCGGCGCGACCAGCAGGGCGCCGGATCCAGGCTCTCCCAGTTCTCGCTGTCGCTGCTGGCGGTGGCCGACTACCTGTCGGGGGACTGGACGGCCAGCCAGTCCGCGGCCGAGCAGGCGCTGGCGATCGTCGCGGTCCAGGGCAACGTGCTGGGCGACGCGGCCGCGGAGTTCGCGGCGGTGTGCGTCCACGCTGGAAGCGGCCGGTGGGACGACGCCCGACGCCACGTCGACACGCTGTCTCACCTCACGCAGATGATCGGCACACCGGTCGAGCTCGTCTACGGCGTCCTGGCCGAGGCGACCGTCGCTCAGGCCCGCGCCGATTACGGGGCGATGCTGCGAGCGCTCAGACCCGCGCTCGACGACAGGGACAGAGCCGACGCCGGGGGCGAAGTCCGCGTGCGGTACGAACCCTTCTGGCTGTGGCAGCAGTCGCTATTGGTCGAAGGCCTTGTCGGCACCGAGCAGCTCGACCACGCGGCCAGAGCCCTCGACGAACTCCGCGCGAGGCATGACGGCACCGGCTATCTCGAGGTCGTCGTGGCGCGCCTCGCCGGCCGCCTCGCCGAGGCCCAGGGCCGCCCCCGCGACGCCCTGAAGATCTACGAAAAGGTCCTCTCACAGACGCCGGACCCAACCAACCCCTCGGCCTCGGCACCGCTGCACCAAGCCATGCTCGAACAAGCCCACGGACGCCTGCTGGCAGCCACCGGCGCCGCACCCCGCCGCGAAGCCGCACGCTGGCTGCGCACGGCGCACGACCGCTTCAGCACCCTCCGCGCCACCCCCTTCCTCGAACGCTGCGAAGCAGACCTGTCAGCAATCGGCCTCGCCGCCCCAGCCGGCACCGCGACCCGCGTCCTCGCCCTCACCGAACGCGAAATGTCAGTGGCCTACCTCATCGCCGACGGCCGCACCAACCGCGAAGCCGCAGCAGAGCTCTACGTCAGCCCCAAGGCCGTCGAGTACCACCTGTCCAACATCTACGCCAAGCTCGGCATCTCCTCGCGACGCCAACTCGCCGAGGCCTTGCGAACCCAGCAGCCGCCACCGTCCGGGCGACCGGACGCGGACTAGGCGATGACGGCGGGAACGATCCGAATGCTGTCGGGGCGGGGCGTTGGTCAGTGCGTGGGCGGGATATTGCGGGCTGAGCCGGTGCGGATCGAGCTGTTCACCGGGTTGCGGGTGCGCCAGTTCCGGAAGTTGGTGAAGGTGGTGCGTGAGTGTACTACCGGACGAACCTGACGATGCGGCAGCTCGGGGCGCTGTTCGGGTGCTCGGCTGGCACGGTGTGCCGGACGGTGAAGCAGGTCGGCCCCTACCTGGCGTTGGAACCGGCCCACCGCAGCGCACAGGCGGTGGACCGGTTGTGGATCGCGGACGGCACGATGATCCCGGTCCGGGATCGCGAAGTCGCCGCCTCGTCCCGGAACTACCGGTTCTCGGCGAACGTGCAGGTCCTCATCGATGCCGACACCCGCCTGGTCGTCGCCACGCAATCCAGGCCGTCGCCCACATGCGCAACCTGGCAATAGCCGCCTGAGCCGCACGAACGCGCCCCCGCCAGCCATCCCGCAGCCAGACTTACGCAACAACTTTTAGGGCAGCGCAGGTGCCTTCCGGTTGACGAAATAGTCCTGCAGCCCCGGTAGCCCGGCGCGGTCTCCGACCGCGGCCGCCGCCCCGTTGGGCACCACCCCGGTGTCGCCGAACACCAGCACCTCGTCGACGGAGGCGGAGGTGTTCGACACGTAGTCGCCTTCGACCGCGGGCAGCTGCGGGCCGGCGGCGAGAAGCAGCGGTGCGGTGTGGGCGCCGAGCAGCGCGCCGCCGGACAGGGCGTCGGGCCAGTTGGAGGCCACTGCGACGCCGACGCTGCGGGGGGTGGTGGGCCCGCTGAAGAAGGTCCGGGCGACGGCGGCGGCGGTGCCGAAGCGGTCCGCGCCGGCGGCCGCGCCGACCTTCCCGACCGGGAACATGGTGCGCAGCGCGGCCACGCCCTGGTCGCCGATTCCGAACAGTTCGACGTTCGCGGGGCTGTGCGCGCCGAGATACGCCGAGGTCGACGACGGCAGCGTGCCGTCGTTCGACAGCAGCACGACGGTGTTCTCGCCCGTGGCGTCGCCGGCTCCGGCCGCTGCGCCGGCGGCGAGTGCGTCGGGGAAGTTGTTGCCGGTGGCGACCAGGATGCGCGCCGGGTTGGGGGTGATGGCGTTGGCGATCGCGGTGGCGGTGGCGTAGCGGTCGGGGCCCTGCAGGCGTCGGGTGCTGAAGTTGAGGGCGGCGACCTGGTCGGCGACCTTCTGGGACATGACGTCGGTGCCGCCGAGCAGGGTGACCTGGGCGCCGGGCTTCAGGATCCGCTTGAGTTCGGCGGCGACGCGGCCGTCGAGGGAGTGGGTGCCGGTGAGCAGTAGCGGGGCGTGGAGTTTGGCGGCCAAGGCGCTGTCGGCGAGGGCGTCGGCGAAGCTGTCGGAGCGGGTGATGACGGCGCCGCCGGCTTGGCGGCCGCCGGGTCCGGCGTCGTCGTAGCCGAGGCGGGAGGCGTCGATGGCGGTGTCGATGCGGTCGGCGCCACCCATGCGGTCGATGGCGACGTTGCGGACGGGCTGCCAGGAGGGATCGCTCTCGATGGTCCCGATCTGGGCTCCGGTCGTGACGCTGGTGATGGTGTCGCTGTTGACGTCGACGACCTTCAGGTGGACGCCGGCATTGGGGGTCTGGTCCCGATAGGTGATCTTGAAGCCGTCGGGTGACCAGGAGGGCATGGTGCCGAAGCCGGTGCCCTGGACGAGGGTTTCGATGCCGCCGTTCGTCGGCTTGGTGAAGATGGCTCGGCCGGCGAAGGGGACGGGTGAGTCGTAGGCGATGAGAGTGCCGAGCGGGTTGAAGGAGGGGTTGGCGCCGCCGGCGGCGAACAGTGCCGTCGCACCGTGGGGGGTGCGCAGATACACGCCGGGGTTCGGTCCGCCGCTGCGGGTGAAGGCGACGCTGCCGTCGGGCCCGACGTCGGGGTTGCTGTCGCTGAATCCGGTGGGCGCCTCGAATAGCGGCGTGGTGCCACCGCTGCCGTCGGCGAAGGCGGAGAGGATCTGCGATGGGGTGACTCCGTCGGCACGGGTGAAGAACACCCGGACGCCGTCGGGCGACCAGGCCGGGAAGGTATCGCCGGCGCTGGGCGGCGGAGTGCTGACCCGCACCGGGTGGGATCCGTCGACGCCGACGGTCCACACCGCCTTCGAGCCGCCGCCTTCGGCGAAGGCGATGCGGGTGCCGTCGGGTGACATCGCGGGGTTGACGAGGACCGGCGGATCGGCCATGCCGGCACCGCGCACGTCGAGGACGTGGAAGCCGCTGCCGTCGGGCCGGGCCAGAGCGATGCCGAAGGCGTTGCCCACAGGAGCCTGGAAGGCGATGAAGCCGTTTCCGCCTCGCGCGGTGGCGTGGGCGGGTGTCGTGGCGATGGCGGTGGTGGTCGCGGCGATCAGAATGCTGATGATCGCTGCGGATGTGATGCGGCGCCTCGCGGAATTCTTGTGGGCGGCAGCGGTGAGCCGGGCGCTTTCGTGCGGCGGCCGGTCGTAGGGCGTGGTGCTGGACACAGGTCCCCCCTGGGAGAAGTCGGTGCGGGTGTGGGCACGGCTGGGCCCGTACTCCGTCCGAGGGTCGCAGTGCCGCTACGCGGCGTCACGCGTAGTGGACTACCTGTCTTGTGCGGGAGTCACGGTGAGTTCGGCCAGGGCGGCGCGGTCGGCGACGCCGAGTTTCACGCAGGCGCGGTAGACGTGCCCTTCCACCGTCCGCACGGACACCACGAGGTGTTCGGCGATCTGGCGGTTGCTGTGGCCGGCGGCGACCAGGGCGGCGACTTCCCGTTCGCGTTCGGTCAGGGGCGAGGGTCGCAGGGCTTCGCGCAGCGCCGGGGTGTCAGCGCCCTGGCATACCGCCAGCAGGCGTCGGGCCTGGGCCGACGCGGTCTGTTCGGTACGCAGGTCGCCAGCCTCGCGGCGCACGATCGCGGCCTGTGCCGCGGCTTCGGCGGCGATCAGCGGCAGGCCGGCGTCGGCCAGTGCCGTGCAGACTGTCAACAGCTTCGAGGCGTCTCGCTCGCTCCAGGCCTGTGCGTGCTGGGCTGCGAGCTGGACCCGCGGCCCGTCGACAAGGCTCGTCAGGGCCTGCAGCCGTGGTCCGCACGTCCGGTCGCCGAACCGCACGGCCGTGTGGAGTGCCACGGTCTCGACCGCGAGATGTCCCAGTCGTGCCGCGCAGTCAGCGGCCTCGCGCGCCGTGGTCCGGGCCTTGCCGACGGCGCCTTCGGCGGCGGCGAGCCAGGCGGAGCTGAGGTGGACGACGGGCTGGATCAGGCCTTGGGTGGTGGGTCGATAGTGGCGGTTGAGGTCGGCGATGGCTGCCGCGGTCGCTGTCGGGTCGCCCGCGGCGCCGTGGGCTTGGGCGAGGGTGAGGGCTGCCATGGCGGCCCAGCTGCCGGGGTCCTCCTCGCTGAATCCGGCGAAGGTGTCGCGGATGATGCCGATGGCGGTGCTGATCTGTCCGCGTTCCAAGGCGGTGGCGCCGCGGAAGTAGTTGGTGGCGTGGTAGCCGTACATGAGCAGGGAGCCGGACAGGGCGAGGGCGACGTCGGTGTAGCCGGCGTAGAAGGTGACGGCTTGGTCGGCGTCGTCGAGGCGGCCGGCGAGTAGCAGGGCATTGAGGTGGCCCGCGGCCAGGGCGTGGCGCATGATGCCGAACTGGGGGACCTGGTCGATGGCTGCGTGGCCGGCGGTGACGCGGGCCGGGACTTCGTCGGCACGGCCCATGACGGCCAGGGCTTCGGTGCCGCCGAGGGTGGCGAACACGGTGGCGGTGGAGGGGCGGTCGGGGACGGCGAGGACGGCGTCGGCCATGGCCAGTGCTTTGTCGGCGTGGCCGCGGTGGGCGGTGAAGGCGGAGCCGAAGGCGTCGAGGACTGCCCGCGCCTGGGGGGTGTGGAGTTTCTGGCGGCCTTCTTCCAGGACGCGGTCGGCGTCGTCGGGTTGGACGGCGACCCAGTTGAGGTTGGCGGCGCGGGTGAAGGCCATCGCGGTGATCTGGTCTTCGGTGACGGCGCGGTGGACGTCGGCGGCCAGGGCGGTTTCGGATGCGGTGCCGCGGTCGAGCCAGCTGAGGGCCATGCCGAGCAGGAGGCTGGCTTCGACGGGGCCGCCGGCTTGGACGGCGTGATGGGCGCAGCGGACGGCGAGGTCGAGTTCGTAGAAGCCGATGGCTTGGGCGGCGGCCTGGGTGAGCAGGGCGGGGTCGGCGGGTTCGGCGCTGTCGAGGGTGTGTCGGGCGCGGCGCAGGGTGTCGCCGGAGCGGCGGCCGCCGGTGGCGGCGAGGGCTTCGGCGAGGTGGCGGTGGATGCGGCGTTCGGTGCTTTTGGGGGTGCGGGCGCGGATGGCTTCGCCGTAGAGGGGGTGGGCGAGGTGGGCTTCGAGGCGCCGGCCGTCGGGGATGAGGGTGATGAGTCGGGCGCGTTCGGCGGTTTCGGCGGCGGCGCCGGTGAGGCGGCGTAGGAGGTCCAGGCCGAGAGGTTCGCCGTAGGCGACGGTCTCGACGGCGGCGTAGACGGCCGGCTCGAGGGCGTCGAGACGTTCGGTGATGAGTTCGGTGAGTCGGGGCGTGGCGGCGATGCCGCCGCGCCAGCGCCACAGGCCGGCCACCGGGGCCAGGGCGCCGGAGGCGACGGCGGCGTCGACGGCGGTGTGGATGTAAAGGGGGTTGCCGGCGGTGAGGCGCCAAAAGCGGCGTCGAGTCAGGCTTTGGAGAGGGCCGCCCAGGAGGCGTTCGACGAGGGCGGTGGTGTCGTTCTCGTTCAGGTGGCCGATGTCGAGGCGGGGCAGGTGGTCTTTCCAGAGCGCTGTGACGGCATCGGGGCAGGGTTCGCCGCTGCGGACGGTGACGAGTATGTGTGCGTCGCGAGCCAGGACGAGGTGCAGGAGGAGGCTGGCGGACAGCGGGTCGAGCAGGTGGGCGTCGTCGACGATGAGGATGGAGTGGGGTTGGTCGGCGGGCAGAACGAGTTCGGCGGCCTTGATGAGGATGCTGAAGTCGGCAGCCATGCCGACGGCCTCGGTGAGCAAGGGTGCGAAGGCGCCGAGGGGGAGGGCGCGGGAGCTGGCGGTGGCTCGGACGCGGCGGATGACGGTGCCGGGAGTGTCGCTTTGGGCTTGCCGGGCGGCCTGCGCGGCGAGGCGGGTTTTGCCGACGCCGGCGCCACCTGTGAGGACGGCGCCGTGGCCGCCGGGGGCGAGGACGGCGGCGAGGATGCCGAGCTCTGCGTCCCGGCCCGTGAAGGTGTCGTCCGAACCCGGCCACATGGGGTGAATGGTAGTGGCGTCGTGGCCTGGCCCGAAGGGCGTTTCCCGCGGTAGCGGATTCGTTCGAGCGCCACGTCGGGCCCAGCGATGGCGCCGCTGCGCCGCACTGTCTGCTGCTCGCCAACGTGTTGAGGGCGACGGGTCAGAGTGGCGGCGGCCTACGCAACAACCTTTAGGCGAGTAGCGGCCGGGTCCTGCGCGATCCTGCGGGGACCCGGCCGTCAGGCGTCGCAGAACTCGGATACGCCGGCCGTGTTCTCCAGTACCGCCGCGTCGAAGGCCTCGGCGATGGCCCGGTGCCCCGCGTCGTTGGGATGCAGGCCGTCGCCGTAGTCGAGATCGGGCGCGATGTACCCGTCCCGCTCCGGATCCCGCAGCGCCGCGTCGATGTCCAGCACCGCGGCGAAGCACGCGGCGCTCCGGATCCAGAGGTTGACCGCCTTGCGGATCTCCTCTCCGGCCTGCGAGAAGAACCCCGGATACCGCGTCCCGCGATGCGGGGTCAGCGTCGCGCCGATCACGACCAGCCCCGCCGCCGCGGCGCGCTCCGCCAGCGCGCTGAGTCCCCCGATGAGCGCCTCGGCGCTCGGCATCGCGCTGCCCTCCACGCCGGCCAGCCCGATGTCGTTGACTCCGAGTTCGAGGATGACGTGCGTGACCTCGGCGTCGGCGAGCACGTCCGCCGCGAACCGATCCGTCCCGGCCGGTCCGTAGCCGTCGCACAGCAGCCGGTTGCCACTGATCCCACGGTTGCGGACCGGGACGCCCAGCCGGCGCGCGAGCACATCGACGTAGGCGGTGGAGGCGTCCGGCGTGCTGCCGTCGCCCTTGGTCAGAGAGTCGCCGAACGCTGCGATGACCGGAAGCGAGGTGGAGTTCGTCATGAGATGGTTATACCAATGATTGGTCTATCCAGTAAATAGGCGATCCAGCGATACGCTACGCTCCCGCTATGACGACCCCCGCCCCCAAGCCCCTCGCCCTGCGCCGGCGCCTGCCGTTCGCGCTGGTCACCCTGGCCACGGCCGCGCGGCGCGACACCACCCAGGCCTTGGCCGGCAGCAACCTGGGCGTCTTCCAGCACGCGGTCCTGGCCGTCCTGGCGGAGTGCGGGCCGCTGATCCAGAAGGACGCCGCCGCGCGCCTGGGCATCGACAGCGGCGACATGGTCGCCTACGTCGACGACCTGCTGGCCGCGGGCAGCGTCGACAAGCAGCGCGACCCGGCCGACCGGCGCCGGCAGATCCTGGAGATCACCCCCGCGGGCAAGCGCCTCCTGGCTGACGCCGAACGCGACCTCGACGCGGCGACCGAGCAGACCTTCGGCGCTTTGAGCACGCAAGAGCGCGGCCAGCTGTACGAACTTCTGGTGCGCGTCCTCGCGCAGCGCGACCCGGACGGCTGGCCCGACGCGGAATCAGCGAGTTAGGTCCCTGTCAGGAACGGCTCGTCCCATGCCTCGAAGATGACCCGCGTCTGGCTCACGACGCATCGACGACTTCGACTTCGTGCCGACCCCCGAAGGACCAACGCGGCGCTGCACCAGCTAGGCATATCCGGTGTCGGCCCAGGACTAGGGTCCGACCCTAGGGCGCCCTGGGGTCCTAGTCGGTTTCCTAGTGGGGATGGCTGAATACTTCCCGGCCGGAATCCGATCCCGCCGGGTTCCGCTTATTGGCCGAGGTGATGAGCAGCGGGCGCTGACCGAGCTGGTGGCGGATGTTCGGGACGGGATGAGTTCCGCGCTGGTGCTGGTCGGTGAGGCGGGTATCGGGAAGACCAGGCTGCTGGATCATGTCGCTGAGGTGGCGTCTGACCTGCACATCGTGCGGGTGGCCGGGGTGGAGACCGAGGCGCGGTTGGGCTTTGCGGCGCTGCACAGCTTGCTGCGTCCGTTCCTGGGCGGGCTCGGGGAGCTGCCGACGCCGCAGCGGGAGGCGCTCGCCTCGGCGTTCGGGATGCTCGCCGGGCCGCCGGCTGACCGCCATCTTGTCGGCATGGCGGCGCTGGCTTTGCTGGCCGGCGGGGCTTCGGTGCGGCCGGTGCTGTGT
This window harbors:
- a CDS encoding AAA family ATPase, which codes for MSDSPSISSAGTRDREGLFVGRADERRRLAECAGRVRNGDAWLAVVEGEAGIGKSTLVRHLASTLSDFTILSAIGDQSETEFPGGVCGQLTQRVDREVLSSFPLLADAASAGLPPHAIGGQLLLLLGALQEARGPVAVIVDDVQWADALSMQTLGFVLRRLWADRVLVVMVTRSDQDNVSEMDRLIRSLERTVHLKVGGLDDSEVAELVKGLTDAPPTPPLIRRLRAYAHGHPLYVRTVLSEVPVETLRDDALDRWPVPRSLLVGIKDQMDRLPPESVELLEAMAVLDTRLPLATVAQLTQLADPARALGPALSAGLAVWWPTESQSPVALVHALQRDAVYDAIDPERRRALHAGAAALVGPAASWAHRVAAADSVDAALAAELEASAMGEAATGRNALAATRLLWASALSESREDRERRLLTACAQSLVTMQPVAAAKLRAEVEDCAPGALRSCVLGGLDMLDNRLVEAEARLAEAWEQARTDPGSGWLAVLAGTFLTVLMMRNVRGAETAAVAAQTLAVGDLDPATTDFTRAVMATGRMWDQGPRVALADLGHLPAEASAATNHQLDTLATRGVMRLFLGDLEAARRDLALVARRDQQGAGSRLSQFSLSLLAVADYLSGDWTASQSAAEQALAIVAVQGNVLGDAAAEFAAVCVHAGSGRWDDARRHVDTLSHLTQMIGTPVELVYGVLAEATVAQARADYGAMLRALRPALDDRDRADAGGEVRVRYEPFWLWQQSLLVEGLVGTEQLDHAARALDELRARHDGTGYLEVVVARLAGRLAEAQGRPRDALKIYEKVLSQTPDPTNPSASAPLHQAMLEQAHGRLLAATGAAPRREAARWLRTAHDRFSTLRATPFLERCEADLSAIGLAAPAGTATRVLALTEREMSVAYLIADGRTNREAAAELYVSPKAVEYHLSNIYAKLGISSRRQLAEALRTQQPPPSGRPDAD
- a CDS encoding ABC transporter substrate-binding protein: MRDNGAVAQLWAGYRALASLWQAVIALVLAIALGLVGYVGIGALVRGITGPDYCSHHGATIVEKAGTECVGVSDGSYDFDPTLAAVDKKIFTENQTVTSQHPDDYATIVYLLPISSADGSVLNIQNTVEQLRGAYAAQHHANTSDVDGKSPYIQILIASDGRQAEQWSKTVQLIAKTADAHRVAAVAGLGVSLRATSQSVQALRAAGLPVVGSTVTADDYDDIPGFIRVSPSNRQAGAVAVQFSQPQFARADLVEDQNSQDSYDASLVAAFQGFNGSGHTVVGHEAYDTTARLAAKNADALAVAQSVIDNRIGQMPTNVCAVQPAVVLFAGRGNDLAEFVGDLKNRPCLDKPITIVSGSDGAQIPFSPDVKAGLDSGVTVYYSGLASPEEWNVANDAATSKGQQGFAAFKNAFTTPFPDAPVSDGNSMMAYDSVLTTVSAIRLATTPASVAHSANHLPPREAIAGEFSALHGPLAVRGASGPLAFLADYANDALASDPDRKPVPILQLNDDGTSSFRQLEWPPWPADQPMPY
- a CDS encoding cell wall-binding repeat-containing protein, producing the protein MSSTTPYDRPPHESARLTAAAHKNSARRRITSAAIISILIAATTTAIATTPAHATARGGNGFIAFQAPVGNAFGIALARPDGSGFHVLDVRGAGMADPPVLVNPAMSPDGTRIAFAEGGGSKAVWTVGVDGSHPVRVSTPPPSAGDTFPAWSPDGVRVFFTRADGVTPSQILSAFADGSGGTTPLFEAPTGFSDSNPDVGPDGSVAFTRSGGPNPGVYLRTPHGATALFAAGGANPSFNPLGTLIAYDSPVPFAGRAIFTKPTNGGIETLVQGTGFGTMPSWSPDGFKITYRDQTPNAGVHLKVVDVNSDTITSVTTGAQIGTIESDPSWQPVRNVAIDRMGGADRIDTAIDASRLGYDDAGPGGRQAGGAVITRSDSFADALADSALAAKLHAPLLLTGTHSLDGRVAAELKRILKPGAQVTLLGGTDVMSQKVADQVAALNFSTRRLQGPDRYATATAIANAITPNPARILVATGNNFPDALAAGAAAGAGDATGENTVVLLSNDGTLPSSTSAYLGAHSPANVELFGIGDQGVAALRTMFPVGKVGAAAGADRFGTAAAVARTFFSGPTTPRSVGVAVASNWPDALSGGALLGAHTAPLLLAAGPQLPAVEGDYVSNTSASVDEVLVFGDTGVVPNGAAAAVGDRAGLPGLQDYFVNRKAPALP
- a CDS encoding class I SAM-dependent methyltransferase, which encodes MPDAVVDPGAHNRAAWDKLVQDGNEWSRPVSAEDVERARSGDWSIVLIGHEPVDRSWLPADLTGKDVLCLASGGGQQGPILAAAGARVTVFDNSPGQLGQDQMVAARDGLELRTVLGDMSDLSAFGEAAFDVVVHPVSNCFVPDVAPVWRECFRVLRPGGTLLAGFLNPDAYLFDDEALDERGELVVVHKLPYSDVTHYSAEERAAKFGADAALEYGHTLTDQIGGQLAAGFVLTGFAEAPHHSNASADYMSHYFATMAVKPLD